In one Dermacentor albipictus isolate Rhodes 1998 colony chromosome 4, USDA_Dalb.pri_finalv2, whole genome shotgun sequence genomic region, the following are encoded:
- the LOC139059127 gene encoding beta-adrenergic receptor kinase 1-like isoform X3, whose product MSKSLSKTIYRRHGSHTRTPDLSALQPKGISAKSPRPNRQPKQGHPNQQQESAPEEVSVFDTRSTPFSPSDGVCLPLPMSPRAHREIDVSTLHSSTIASSIVNESVDFQQAQFLHVPPPPLLNLPTVTLERAGSREEVAMMDSDTTAVSNRRDPRGPKMRFLSRLIPSRLSQSHPGSLSQSAFEKDDERSHMSIRSKLSSWKTFSVFSQMVEKPRLESLREWSFSRIVVIDILRTRKQDLVCSARHTFSGEWAILKIVWKRRFRSKKADITRERKVWEAVSDCQFVVGLKAYFKTPLCYCFVAEYYEGCTLQSLLEEGALRDDVIVNIVANVTYALKYIHDRDMMYRNISPTTILIDMTGVARLFDFAFCSVGKTSSSRVGSIPYMAPEVLRMEVYDRTSDYWSLGILAYVLYVRHTPMSIYSAKTNLDHWVDRDYMYQYAEVVPITLPKHMPPHAKSLISGLLVERPRLRLGCRSTGFYEVMKHPFFRHIDWDSFTRVILTQVPTLQLPRQAKDKSRLYIRMMLSLYDKAKPNCMNKCCRLLARNL is encoded by the exons AT GAGCAAGTCCTTGTCCAAGACCATCTACAGACGTCACGGCTCCCACACGAGGACACCTGATCTATCTGCGCTGCAGCCGAAAGGGATATCCGCGAAATCACCAAGACCGAATAGGCAGCCAAAG CAAGGCCATCCGAACCAGCAGCAGGAGTCCGCGCCCGAAGAGGTCTCGGTCTTCGACACAAGGTCGACGCCCTTCTCTCCTTCCGATGGAGTATGCTTGCCCTTGCCCATGTCGCCTAGAGCGCACCGTGAAATCGACGTCTCGACTTTGCACTCGTCCACGATCGCTTCGTCGATTGTGAACGAGTCCGTGGACTTCCAGCAGGCGCAGTTCCTGCAC GTGCCCCCTCCACCGCTGCTCAACCTCCCCACGGTGACGCTGGAGCGAGCGGGCTCCCGGGAAGAGGTGGCGATGATGGACTCCGACACGACGGCCGTCTCGAACCGGCGCGACCCCCGGGGGCCCAAGATGCGCTTCCTGTCTCGCCTCATACCGAGCCGGCTCAGCCAGAGCCACCCGGGCTCGCTCAGCCAGAGCGCGTTCGAGAAGGACGACGAGCGCAGCCACATGAGCATAAGGTCCAAGCTCTCCAGCTGGAAGACGTTCTCCGTCTTCTCGCAGATGGTG GAGAAGCCGCGGCTGGAGAGCCTGCGCGAGTGGTCCTTCTCGAGGATCGTCGTCATCGACATTCTGCGCACGCGCAAGCAGGACCTGGTCTGCAGCGCCCGGCACACCTTCTCTGGAGAGTGGGCCATCCTCAAGATCGTCTGGAAGAGGCGCTTCAGATCG AAAAAGGCTGACATCACCCGAGAGCGCAAGGTCTGGGAGGCCGTGTCTGACTGCCAGTTCGTCGTGGGCCTCAAGGCGTATTTTAAAACGCCGCTATG TTACTGTTTCGTGGCCGAGTACTACGAGGGATGCACACTCCAATCGCTTCTCGAAGAAGGCGCGCTGAGAGATGACGTCATCGTGAACATCGTCGCCAACGTCACATACGCGCTCAAGTACATCCACGACCGAG ACATGATGTACCGCAACATCTCGCCGACGACGATCCTCATCGACATGACCGGCGTCGCGCGACTCTTCGACTTCGCCTTCTGCTCG GTTGGCAAAACGTCGAGCAGCCGGGTTGGCTCGATACCCTATATGGCGCCGGAAGTTCTAAGGATGGAAGTGTACG ATCGCACATCCGACTACTGGTCGCTGGGGATCCTGGCGTACGTGCTGTACGTCCGCCACACGCCAATGTCCATCTACTCGGCGAAAACCAACCTTGACCACTGGGTCGACAGGGACTACATGTACCAAT acgCTGAAGTGGTCCCCATTACCCTGCCCAAGCACATGCCTCCGCATGCAAAAAGCCTTATAAGTGGACTCCTAGTTGAG AGACCTCGGCTTCGTCTGGGCTGTCGCTCAACGGGCTTCTACGAAGTGATGAAGCACCCGTTCTTCCGCCATATTGACTGGGACAGCTTCACCAG
- the LOC139059127 gene encoding serine/threonine-protein kinase N2-like isoform X2 has product MSKSLSKTIYRRHGSHTRTPDLSALQPKGISAKSPRPNRQPKQGHPNQQQESAPEEVSVFDTRSTPFSPSDGVCLPLPMSPRAHREIDVSTLHSSTIASSIVNESVDFQQAQFLHIPSMLRDSMSPQQREVYRDFQQEPSAFSSSRQFTIPREKLHDPEVRASLRPYVESVIEQAVECAKVITTCALSESQSRPSTLHKWDPKSSVRNVPPPPLLNLPTVTLERAGSREEVAMMDSDTTAVSNRRDPRGPKMRFLSRLIPSRLSQSHPGSLSQSAFEKDDERSHMSIRSKLSSWKTFSVFSQMVEKPRLESLREWSFSRIVVIDILRTRKQDLVCSARHTFSGEWAILKIVWKRRFRSKKADITRERKVWEAVSDCQFVVGLKAYFKTPLCYCFVAEYYEGCTLQSLLEEGALRDDVIVNIVANVTYALKYIHDRDMMYRNISPTTILIDMTGVARLFDFAFCSVGKTSSSRVGSIPYMAPEVLRMEVYDRTSDYWSLGILAYVLYVRHTPMSIYSAKTNLDHWVDRDYMYQYAEVVPITLPKHMPPHAKSLISGLLVERPRLRLGCRSTGFYEVMKHPFFRHIDWDSFTRVKGLSGRNIPRGYQSL; this is encoded by the exons AT GAGCAAGTCCTTGTCCAAGACCATCTACAGACGTCACGGCTCCCACACGAGGACACCTGATCTATCTGCGCTGCAGCCGAAAGGGATATCCGCGAAATCACCAAGACCGAATAGGCAGCCAAAG CAAGGCCATCCGAACCAGCAGCAGGAGTCCGCGCCCGAAGAGGTCTCGGTCTTCGACACAAGGTCGACGCCCTTCTCTCCTTCCGATGGAGTATGCTTGCCCTTGCCCATGTCGCCTAGAGCGCACCGTGAAATCGACGTCTCGACTTTGCACTCGTCCACGATCGCTTCGTCGATTGTGAACGAGTCCGTGGACTTCCAGCAGGCGCAGTTCCTGCAC ATACCGTCGATGCTGCGCGACAGCATGTCGCCGCAGCAGCGCGAGGTGTACCGGGACTTCCAGCAGGAACCATCGGCGTTCTCCAGCTCTCGCCAGTTCACGATCCCCCGCGAGAAGTTGCACGACCCCGAGGTTCGGGCCTCGCTGCGCCCCTACGTCGAGTCCGTCATCGAGCAGGCGGTCGAGTGCGCCAAGGTCATCACCACCTGTGCCCTCAGCGAGTCGCAGTCACGGCCCAGCACGCTGCACAAGTGGGATCCCAAGTCCAGCGTCCGAAAC GTGCCCCCTCCACCGCTGCTCAACCTCCCCACGGTGACGCTGGAGCGAGCGGGCTCCCGGGAAGAGGTGGCGATGATGGACTCCGACACGACGGCCGTCTCGAACCGGCGCGACCCCCGGGGGCCCAAGATGCGCTTCCTGTCTCGCCTCATACCGAGCCGGCTCAGCCAGAGCCACCCGGGCTCGCTCAGCCAGAGCGCGTTCGAGAAGGACGACGAGCGCAGCCACATGAGCATAAGGTCCAAGCTCTCCAGCTGGAAGACGTTCTCCGTCTTCTCGCAGATGGTG GAGAAGCCGCGGCTGGAGAGCCTGCGCGAGTGGTCCTTCTCGAGGATCGTCGTCATCGACATTCTGCGCACGCGCAAGCAGGACCTGGTCTGCAGCGCCCGGCACACCTTCTCTGGAGAGTGGGCCATCCTCAAGATCGTCTGGAAGAGGCGCTTCAGATCG AAAAAGGCTGACATCACCCGAGAGCGCAAGGTCTGGGAGGCCGTGTCTGACTGCCAGTTCGTCGTGGGCCTCAAGGCGTATTTTAAAACGCCGCTATG TTACTGTTTCGTGGCCGAGTACTACGAGGGATGCACACTCCAATCGCTTCTCGAAGAAGGCGCGCTGAGAGATGACGTCATCGTGAACATCGTCGCCAACGTCACATACGCGCTCAAGTACATCCACGACCGAG ACATGATGTACCGCAACATCTCGCCGACGACGATCCTCATCGACATGACCGGCGTCGCGCGACTCTTCGACTTCGCCTTCTGCTCG GTTGGCAAAACGTCGAGCAGCCGGGTTGGCTCGATACCCTATATGGCGCCGGAAGTTCTAAGGATGGAAGTGTACG ATCGCACATCCGACTACTGGTCGCTGGGGATCCTGGCGTACGTGCTGTACGTCCGCCACACGCCAATGTCCATCTACTCGGCGAAAACCAACCTTGACCACTGGGTCGACAGGGACTACATGTACCAAT acgCTGAAGTGGTCCCCATTACCCTGCCCAAGCACATGCCTCCGCATGCAAAAAGCCTTATAAGTGGACTCCTAGTTGAG AGACCTCGGCTTCGTCTGGGCTGTCGCTCAACGGGCTTCTACGAAGTGATGAAGCACCCGTTCTTCCGCCATATTGACTGGGACAGCTTCACCAG AGTGAAAGGCCTCTCGGGCCGAAATATCCCGAGAGGGTACCAGTCATTATGA
- the LOC139059127 gene encoding beta-adrenergic receptor kinase 1-like isoform X1, whose protein sequence is MSKSLSKTIYRRHGSHTRTPDLSALQPKGISAKSPRPNRQPKQGHPNQQQESAPEEVSVFDTRSTPFSPSDGVCLPLPMSPRAHREIDVSTLHSSTIASSIVNESVDFQQAQFLHIPSMLRDSMSPQQREVYRDFQQEPSAFSSSRQFTIPREKLHDPEVRASLRPYVESVIEQAVECAKVITTCALSESQSRPSTLHKWDPKSSVRNVPPPPLLNLPTVTLERAGSREEVAMMDSDTTAVSNRRDPRGPKMRFLSRLIPSRLSQSHPGSLSQSAFEKDDERSHMSIRSKLSSWKTFSVFSQMVEKPRLESLREWSFSRIVVIDILRTRKQDLVCSARHTFSGEWAILKIVWKRRFRSKKADITRERKVWEAVSDCQFVVGLKAYFKTPLCYCFVAEYYEGCTLQSLLEEGALRDDVIVNIVANVTYALKYIHDRDMMYRNISPTTILIDMTGVARLFDFAFCSVGKTSSSRVGSIPYMAPEVLRMEVYDRTSDYWSLGILAYVLYVRHTPMSIYSAKTNLDHWVDRDYMYQYAEVVPITLPKHMPPHAKSLISGLLVERPRLRLGCRSTGFYEVMKHPFFRHIDWDSFTRVILTQVPTLQLPRQAKDKSRLYIRMMLSLYDKAKPNCMNKCCRLLARNL, encoded by the exons AT GAGCAAGTCCTTGTCCAAGACCATCTACAGACGTCACGGCTCCCACACGAGGACACCTGATCTATCTGCGCTGCAGCCGAAAGGGATATCCGCGAAATCACCAAGACCGAATAGGCAGCCAAAG CAAGGCCATCCGAACCAGCAGCAGGAGTCCGCGCCCGAAGAGGTCTCGGTCTTCGACACAAGGTCGACGCCCTTCTCTCCTTCCGATGGAGTATGCTTGCCCTTGCCCATGTCGCCTAGAGCGCACCGTGAAATCGACGTCTCGACTTTGCACTCGTCCACGATCGCTTCGTCGATTGTGAACGAGTCCGTGGACTTCCAGCAGGCGCAGTTCCTGCAC ATACCGTCGATGCTGCGCGACAGCATGTCGCCGCAGCAGCGCGAGGTGTACCGGGACTTCCAGCAGGAACCATCGGCGTTCTCCAGCTCTCGCCAGTTCACGATCCCCCGCGAGAAGTTGCACGACCCCGAGGTTCGGGCCTCGCTGCGCCCCTACGTCGAGTCCGTCATCGAGCAGGCGGTCGAGTGCGCCAAGGTCATCACCACCTGTGCCCTCAGCGAGTCGCAGTCACGGCCCAGCACGCTGCACAAGTGGGATCCCAAGTCCAGCGTCCGAAAC GTGCCCCCTCCACCGCTGCTCAACCTCCCCACGGTGACGCTGGAGCGAGCGGGCTCCCGGGAAGAGGTGGCGATGATGGACTCCGACACGACGGCCGTCTCGAACCGGCGCGACCCCCGGGGGCCCAAGATGCGCTTCCTGTCTCGCCTCATACCGAGCCGGCTCAGCCAGAGCCACCCGGGCTCGCTCAGCCAGAGCGCGTTCGAGAAGGACGACGAGCGCAGCCACATGAGCATAAGGTCCAAGCTCTCCAGCTGGAAGACGTTCTCCGTCTTCTCGCAGATGGTG GAGAAGCCGCGGCTGGAGAGCCTGCGCGAGTGGTCCTTCTCGAGGATCGTCGTCATCGACATTCTGCGCACGCGCAAGCAGGACCTGGTCTGCAGCGCCCGGCACACCTTCTCTGGAGAGTGGGCCATCCTCAAGATCGTCTGGAAGAGGCGCTTCAGATCG AAAAAGGCTGACATCACCCGAGAGCGCAAGGTCTGGGAGGCCGTGTCTGACTGCCAGTTCGTCGTGGGCCTCAAGGCGTATTTTAAAACGCCGCTATG TTACTGTTTCGTGGCCGAGTACTACGAGGGATGCACACTCCAATCGCTTCTCGAAGAAGGCGCGCTGAGAGATGACGTCATCGTGAACATCGTCGCCAACGTCACATACGCGCTCAAGTACATCCACGACCGAG ACATGATGTACCGCAACATCTCGCCGACGACGATCCTCATCGACATGACCGGCGTCGCGCGACTCTTCGACTTCGCCTTCTGCTCG GTTGGCAAAACGTCGAGCAGCCGGGTTGGCTCGATACCCTATATGGCGCCGGAAGTTCTAAGGATGGAAGTGTACG ATCGCACATCCGACTACTGGTCGCTGGGGATCCTGGCGTACGTGCTGTACGTCCGCCACACGCCAATGTCCATCTACTCGGCGAAAACCAACCTTGACCACTGGGTCGACAGGGACTACATGTACCAAT acgCTGAAGTGGTCCCCATTACCCTGCCCAAGCACATGCCTCCGCATGCAAAAAGCCTTATAAGTGGACTCCTAGTTGAG AGACCTCGGCTTCGTCTGGGCTGTCGCTCAACGGGCTTCTACGAAGTGATGAAGCACCCGTTCTTCCGCCATATTGACTGGGACAGCTTCACCAG